One stretch of Lemur catta isolate mLemCat1 chromosome 2, mLemCat1.pri, whole genome shotgun sequence DNA includes these proteins:
- the ZNF789 gene encoding zinc finger protein 789, with product MEAVFPTARWKELLSFEDVAMYFTREEWGHLDWAQKDLYRDVMLENYRNMILLGFQCPKPEVICQLEQWDEPWIPDLPRAGNRKASSSACPGSEARYEMTILTPKQKVSEDLESCEMSVVMQETAKKLSEKLHKCKEVVDSCRLALPTGGVDYNKGFLQNLDLLQDQNAQVGWKQGRYDGDGKRFDQRSLLLRHEQIFTRAKSYECSECGKVIRRKAWFDQHQRIHFFENPFECNVCGQAFKQRSALIVHKQCHLQSKPYKCPDCGKCFRQLAYLVEHRRIHTKEKPYKCSECEKTFSQNSTLIRHQLIHSGEKPHECLECGKAFGRHSTLMCHQQIHSKPNTHKCSECGQSFGRNMDLIQHQRTHTKEEFFQCGECGKTFSFKRNLFRHQVIHTGSRPFRCDICGKSFKWHTSFIKHQSTHKGQMST from the exons ATGGAAGCTGTGTTCCCGACAGCCAGGTGGAAG GAGTTGCTATCATTTGAGGATGTGGCGATGTACTTCACCAGAGAGGAGTGGGGCCACCTTGACTGGGCTCAAAAGGACCTCTACAGagatgtgatgctggagaactacAGGAACATGATCTTGTTGG GATTTCAGTGTCCCAAACCTGAGGTGATCTGTCAGCTGGAGCAGTGGGACGAGCCCTGGATCCCGGATCTGCCGAGAGCTGGGAATAGGAAGGCTTCCAGTAGTGCTTGCCCAG GTTCTGAAGCCAGGTATGAGATGACAATATTAACTCCAAAGCAGAAAGTTTCCGAAGATTTAGAGTCATGTGAGATGTCAGTGGTGATGCAGGAAACGGCCAAGAAACTTTCAGAAAAGTTGCACAAATGTAAAGAAGTTGTGGACAGTTGCAGGCTTGCCCTTCCTACCGGTGGTGTTGACTACAACAAGGGCTTCCTTCAAAACCTTGACCTTCTTCAAGATCAGAATGCTCAAGTAGGGTGGAAGCAGGGCAGATATGATGGTGATGGGAAACGCTTCGATCAAAGATCTTTGCTCTTGAGGCACGAGCAAATTTTTACAAGAGCAAAATCTtatgaatgcagtgaatgtggaaaagTCATTAGGCGTAAGGCGTGGTTTGATCAACATCAAAGAATTCACTTTTTCGAGAATCCCTTTGAGTGTAACGTGTGTGGGCAAGCCTTCAAACAGCGATCAGCTCTTATCGTCCATAAGCAGTGTCACCTGCAAAGCAAGCCGTATAAATGTCCTGACTGTGGAAAGTGTTTCCGTCAGCTCGCGTATCTTGTTGAACATAGGCGGATTCATACCaaagaaaaaccctacaaatgtagtGAATGTGAAAAAACATTTAGTCAGAATTCAACCCTTATTCGACATCAGTTAATCCATAGTGGAGAAAAACCCCACGAATGCCTTGAGTGTGGAAAAGCCTTTGGTCGGCATTCAACGCTTATGTGCCATCAACAAATTCACAGTAAACCGAACACCCATAAATGCAGTGAATGTGGACAGTCCTTTGGCCGGAATATGGATCTCATTCAGCATCAAAGAACCCACACAAAGGAGGAATTCTTTCAATGTGGAGAATGTGGAAAAACTTTTAGTTTTAAGAGGAATCTTTTTCGACATCAGGTTATTCATACTGGAAGCAGACCCTTTAGATGTGACATATGTGGAAAATCTTTCAAGTGGCACACAAGCTTTATTAAGCATCAGAGCACTCACAAAGGACAGATGTCTACATGA